In Nocardioides jishulii, the DNA window GTCTCCCGTCCGCGATGGACAACCGTCCGCTGCGGTGGGAGGAGTTCCTCGACCGCATCGGGCAGACGATCTACCTCTCCGCGACCCCGGGCGACTACGAGCTCGACCGGGTGGGCGGCGCGCAGAACGCGGTGCAGCAGATCATCCGCCCGACCGGACTGATCGACCCCGAGGTCATCGTGAAGCCCACGAAGGGCCAGATCGACGACCTGATCCACGAGATCCGCGAACGGGTCGAACGCAACGAGCGCGTCCTGGTGACCACCCTGACGAAGAAGATGTCCGAGGACCTCACCGACTACCTGCTCGAGGCCGGCATCCGCACCCGCTACCTCCACTCCGAGGTCGACACCCTGAAGCGCATCGAGCTCCTGCGTGACCTGCGGCTGGGGGAGTACGACGTCCTCGTCGGCATCAACCTGCTCCGTGAGGGCCTCGACCTGCCCGAAGTCTCCCTGGTGGCGATCCTGGACGCCGACAAGGAGGGCTTCCTCCGCTCGGACAAGTCGCTGATCCAGACGATCGGTCGCGCGGCGCGCAACGTCTCGGGACAGGTGCACATGTACGCCGACCGGATCACCCGGTCGATGGAGTCCGCGATCGACGAGACCAACCGACGCCGTGCCATCCAGGTCGCCTACAACACCGAGCACGGCATCGACCCGACGCCGCTGCGCAAGAAGATCGCCGACATCACCGAGATGCTCGCCCGCGAGGACGAGACGACCCAGGAGCTTCTCCAGACCTGGGCCGACGTCGGCCAGAAGGGCCGTGCGGGCGGGGTCAAGCCCAAGGGCTCGCCGACTCCGATGCTCTCCAAGCTCCACCACGACCTGCCTGACACGGCAGGGGTCCCGAGCTCCGACCTCGCCGAGCTGATCCAGCAGCTGACCGACCAGATGAAGACGGCGGCGGCCGAGCTCCAGTTCGAGGTGGCCGCGAGGCTCCGCGACGAGATCAGTGAGCTCAAGAAGGAGCTGAGGCAGATGATGGAGGCGACGAAGTGAGTGCGGTCCGCGAGGTCCAGATCACGTTCGACGCCCACGACCCCGACCGGCTCGCGAGGTTCTGGGCGGAGGCGCTCGGTTATCGGCTCCAACCTCCGCCGCCGCCCTTCGCCAGCTGGGACCAGGCGCTCGAGGCGTGGGGTGTGCCGCCCGAGGCGCGCAACTCCAAGTCGGCGATCGTCCCACCAGAGGGAAGTTCCGGTCCCCGGGTCTTCTTCCAGCAGGTCCCGGAGAGCAAGAGCGCGAAGAACCGGGTCCACCTGGACGTGCGTGCCGCCCAAGGAATCGAGGGCGGTGCCGCCCTGGAGGCCCTGGAGGCCGAGTGCGCTCGACTCGTGGAGCTCGGGGCCGCGCGGGTGCGGCGTCACGAGCCAGGTGAAGAGCTCGGAAGCGACGGCTACATCGTCATGACCGACCCCGAGGGCAACGAGTTCTGTCTCGACTGAGTCTGGATGTCGTGGCGGTCGACAGGAGTGGGCGTCGCCCACCCCGTGCTCTAGGGTGACGTGCATCACACTCGGGCTGAGGGGGGCGCATGAGTGTCCTGGAGACGGACCTGCTGGTCATCGGCGCCGGGCCCACAGGGCTCTTCGCCACCTACTACGCGGGCTTTCGGGGGCTTCGCGTCGCCCTGGTCGACTCGCTGCCCGAGCTGGGCGGTCAGGTCACCGCCATGTATCCGGAGAAGCTC includes these proteins:
- a CDS encoding VOC family protein, with product MSAVREVQITFDAHDPDRLARFWAEALGYRLQPPPPPFASWDQALEAWGVPPEARNSKSAIVPPEGSSGPRVFFQQVPESKSAKNRVHLDVRAAQGIEGGAALEALEAECARLVELGAARVRRHEPGEELGSDGYIVMTDPEGNEFCLD